In the Drosophila biarmipes strain raj3 chromosome X, RU_DBia_V1.1, whole genome shotgun sequence genome, one interval contains:
- the LOC108021891 gene encoding homeotic protein female sterile isoform X7, producing the protein MSSNEPPPRYEPPVEPVNGIVQPPVVPPAERPGRNTNQLQYLIKTVMKVIWKHHFSWPFQQPVDAKKLNLPDYHKIIKQPMDMGTIKKRLENNYYWSAKETIHDFNTMFNNCYVYNKPGEDVVVMAQTLEKVFLQKIESMPKEELELEPVTAKGGKKKQRAPATPKTLSTAVGAGATSGSGTASSAAVNSGAGSGSTKVSAAASSAQQSGLQGATGAVSAGTPGAQAGSGAGGATAARPVSAMGGTVSSTAGGAPSIPPISTMPPHTVPGSTNTTTTAMAGAAGGAGAAAGNPNAAALMASLLNAGQTGAYPGAPGQTAVNSSSLLDGSTAAAAAAAAAAAAGVGGAAGAAGGAAGAGVTIPSVAVNAANAVQAYVNAGVSVGVDAVIPPQQPAKIKKGVKRKADTTTPTANAFESPYAQMDSKSAKIATRRESNRQGSGYNMSPLGVSGVPGLGGLVAGGVAGVAVAKNKEKLSDALKSCNEILKELFSKKHSGYAWPFYKPVDAEMLGLHDYHDIIKKPMDLGTVKRKMDNREYKSAPEFAADVRLIFTNCYKYNPPDHDVVAMGRKLQDVFEMRYANIPDEPVANAAHHHGHGHGHGHGHGHGHGHGHGHGHGHGYGGALKHDASDSSSEDSSDTENESNSDEERSAKLKMLESKLLGLQEEIRKLSEEASAKKKAKKKLKEKKKSMGGGSGSGSASHHGHASGGGANAGGAGGAGSGAHSGGVSVPGGVGGALGAGGAGGANLNALLSGSLVGPGGAAVPPGVPTLSQVHDALATFGQLAGGGAAAGGGFGAGVTASGASAGGKAGTLAGALAAGAAAGAGGTSGSGGGSSKGAKSKGGRGAKGSGGGGVGGSNNAAAGNAAGGAAGAAAGAGAVGAVGGAGAASGGNASKRAKGSSSAGAGGAVGGANASTGGAGARGSSKKKPSQVMNFDSEEEDTAKPMSYDEKRQLSLDINKLPGDKLGRVVHIIQNREPSLRDSNPDEIEIDFETLKPSTLRELESYVASCLRKKTRKPYYKKPSGKSKDEQMAEKKQELEKRLQDVTGQLGASKKNAKKDESASNKVEAVQPANPVSSSSSSSDSSSSSSSDSSSSDSSDSEAG; encoded by the exons atgTCGTCCAATGAGCCACCGCCTCGTTACGAGCCACCCGTGGAGCCAGTCAATGGCATTGTACAGCCACCGGTGGTGCCGCCAGCGGAGCGACCCGGCCGCAATACGAACCAATTGCAATATCTGATCAAGACGGTGATGAAGGTGATATGGAAGCACCACTTCTCGTGGCCCTTCCAACAGCCCGTCGATGCCAAGAAGCTCAACCTGCCCGACTACCACAAGATCATCAAGCAGCCCATGGACATGGGCACGATCAAGAAGCGGCTGGAGAACAACTACTATTGGTCTGCCAAGGAGACCATACACGACTTCAACACGATGTTCAACAATTGCTATGTCTACAACAAGCCCGGCGAGGATGTCGTTGTGATGGCCCAGACGCTCGAGAAGGTCTTCCTGCAGAAGATCGAATCGATGCCCAAGGAGGAGCTCGAACTGGAGCCGGTCACGGCCAAGGGCGGCAAGAAGAAGCAACGGGCGCCGGCTACGCCCAAGACATTGTCAACGGCCGTGGGCGCTGGAGCCACCAGCGGTTCCGGTACAGCCTCCTCGGCAGCAGTTAACAGCGGAGCGGGAAGTGGCTCCACCAAGGTGTCAGCTGCCGCCTCATCCGCGCAACAGTCCGGCCTGCAAGGAGCGACGGGTGCGGTCTCGGCGGGCACGCCAGGAGCCCAGGCGGGTTCCGGTGCGGGAGGAGCGACCGCCGCCCGACCCGTATCCGCCATGGGCGGCACGGTTTCATCGACGGCCGGCGGTGCACCGTCCATACCACCGATTAGCACAATGCCACCGCACACGGTACCCGGCAGTACCAATACGACGACGACAGCGATGGCTGGCGCCGCTGGAGGAGCAGGTGCGGCCGCAGGCAATCCCAATGCCGCCGCCCTGATGGCCAGCCTCCTGAATGCGGGCCAAACGGGCGCCTATCCCGGCGCCCCTGGCCAGACGGCGGTCAACAGCTCCTCGCTTCTGGATGGCAGCAcggccgcagcagcagcagcagcggcagcggcggcggcgggcgTGGGCGGTGCAGCGGGAGCAGCCGGCGGAGCGGCGGGCGCCGGAGTGACAATACCATCTGTGGCCGTCAATGCCGCCAACGCCGTTCAGGCCTATGTGAATGCGGGCGTGAGCGTTGGCGTGGACGCCGTGATACCGCCGCAGCAGCCCGCCAAAATCAAGAAGGGCGTCAAGCGGAAGGCGGACACCACCACGCCGACGGCCAATGCCTTTGAATCGCCTTACGCGCAAATGGACTCCAAATCGGCCAAGATTGCGACGCGGCGGGAGTCGAATCGTCAG GGCTCGGGATACAATATGTCGCCGCTGGGCGTCTCCGGAGTGCCCGGACTTGGCGGTCTGGTTGCCGGCGGCGTGGCCGGCGTTGCGGTGGCCAAGAACAAGGAGAAGCTATCGGATGCGCTCAAGTCGTGCAACGAGATCCTCAAGGAGCTCTTCTCGAAGAAGCACTCGGGCTACGCCTGGCCCTTCTACAAGCCCGTGGACGCGGAAATGCTCGGCCTGCACGACTACCACGACATCATCAAGAAGCCCATGGACCTGGGCACTGTCAAGCGGAAAATGGACAATCGCGAGTACAAGAGCGCGCCGGAATTTGCCGCCGACGTGCGATTAATATTCACCAACTGCTACAAGTACAATCCGCCAGATCACGATGTCGTGGCCATGGGCCGCAAGCTGCAGGACGTCTTTGAGATGCGCTACGCCAACATCCCCGACGAGCCGGTGGCCAATGCGGCCCACCATCACGGCCACGGCCATGGGCATGGCCATGGACACGGCCACGGCCACGGGCATGGCCACGGACATGGCCACGGGCACGGCTACGGCGGTGCCCTCAAGCACGATGCCAGCGATTCGTCCAGCGAGGACTCCAGCGACACGGAGAACGAATCCAACTCGGACGAGGAGCGCAGCGCCAAGCTGAAAATGCTCGAGTCCAAGCTGCTGGGCCTGCAGGAGGAGATCCGCAAGCTCTCCGAGGaggcctccgccaagaagaAGGCGAAGAAGAAACTCAAGGAGAAGAAGAAGTCGATGGGCGGCGGCTCGGGCTCTGGCTCGGCCTCGCATCATGGTCACGCCTCGGGCGGCGGTGCAAATGCTGGCGGAGCAGGCGGCGCTGGTTCCGGTGCCCATTCGGGCGGCGTCTCCGTGCCGGGCGGTGTCGGCGGAGCCCTGGGTGCCGGCGGTGCGGGCGGCGCCAATCTCAACGCACTGCTCAGTGGTTCGTTGGTTGGTCCGGGCGGAGCAGCTGTCCCACCCGGCGTGCCCACACTCAGCCAGGTTCACGACGCCCTAGCGACCTTTGGCCAGCTGGCGGGCGGCGGTGCCGCGGCCGGTGGCGGCTTTGGTGCCGGTGTGACAGCATCGGGCGCCTCGGCGGGCGGCAAGGCGGGCACCCTGGCCGGCGCTCTGGCAGCGGGCGCGGCGGCAGGCGCCGGCGGTACAtccggcagcggcggcggcagcagtaAAGGTGCTAAGAGCAAGGGCGGACGCGGCGCCAAGGGcagcggaggcggcggcgtTGGAGGTAGCAATAACGCCGCTGCTGGCAATGCGGCAGGCGGTGCAGCGGGCGCTGCGGCCGGCGCTGGAGCCGTCGGAGCTGTTGGCGGTGCAGGAGCAGCGAGCGGCGGCAACGCCTCCAAGCGGGCCAAGGGCAGTAGTTCGGCGGGCGCTGGCGGCGCTGTTGGCGGTGCGAATGCCAGCACCGGTGGCGCCGGGGCGCGCGGCAGCAGCAAGAAGAAGCCCAGCCAGGTGATGAACTTCGactccgaggaggaggacacGGCCAAGCCAATGTCGTACGATGAGAAGCGCCAGCTGTCGCTCGACATCAACAAGTTGCCAG GCGACAAGCTGGGCCGTGTGGTGCACATCATCCAGAACCGGGAGCCATCGCTGCGTGACTCCAATCCCGACGAGATCGAGATCGACTTCGAGACGCTGAAGCCGTCGACGCTGCGCGAGCTTGAAAGCTATGTGGCGTCGTGTTTGCGCAAAAAAACACGTAAGCCATATT ATAAAAAGCCTTCCGGCAAGTCGAAGGACGAGCAGATGGCCGAGAAGAagcaggagctggagaagCGCCTGCAGGATGTCACCGGCCAGCTGGGGGCAAGCAAGAAAAACGCCAAGAAAG ATGAGTCCGCTTCGAACAAGGTCGAGGCAGTGCAGCCGGCGAATCCCGTGTCATCGAGTTCCAGTTCCAGCGATTCATCGTCGTCGAGTTCGAGTGATAGCAGTTCGAGTGACTCGAGCGACAGTGAAGCAGGTTAG
- the LOC108021891 gene encoding homeotic protein female sterile isoform X3, whose product MSSNEPPPRYEPPVEPVNGIVQPPVVPPAERPGRNTNQLQYLIKTVMKVIWKHHFSWPFQQPVDAKKLNLPDYHKIIKQPMDMGTIKKRLENNYYWSAKETIHDFNTMFNNCYVYNKPGEDVVVMAQTLEKVFLQKIESMPKEELELEPVTAKGGKKKQRAPATPKTLSTAVGAGATSGSGTASSAAVNSGAGSGSTKVSAAASSAQQSGLQGATGAVSAGTPGAQAGSGAGGATAARPVSAMGGTVSSTAGGAPSIPPISTMPPHTVPGSTNTTTTAMAGAAGGAGAAAGNPNAAALMASLLNAGQTGAYPGAPGQTAVNSSSLLDGSTAAAAAAAAAAAAGVGGAAGAAGGAAGAGVTIPSVAVNAANAVQAYVNAGVSVGVDAVIPPQQPAKIKKGVKRKADTTTPTANAFESPYAQMDSKSAKIATRRESNRQDLTFQGSGYNMSPLGVSGVPGLGGLVAGGVAGVAVAKNKEKLSDALKSCNEILKELFSKKHSGYAWPFYKPVDAEMLGLHDYHDIIKKPMDLGTVKRKMDNREYKSAPEFAADVRLIFTNCYKYNPPDHDVVAMGRKLQDVFEMRYANIPDEPVANAAHHHGHGHGHGHGHGHGHGHGHGHGHGHGYGGALKHDASDSSSEDSSDTENESNSDEERSAKLKMLESKLLGLQEEIRKLSEEASAKKKAKKKLKEKKKSMGGGSGSGSASHHGHASGGGANAGGAGGAGSGAHSGGVSVPGGVGGALGAGGAGGANLNALLSGSLVGPGGAAVPPGVPTLSQVHDALATFGQLAGGGAAAGGGFGAGVTASGASAGGKAGTLAGALAAGAAAGAGGTSGSGGGSSKGAKSKGGRGAKGSGGGGVGGSNNAAAGNAAGGAAGAAAGAGAVGAVGGAGAASGGNASKRAKGSSSAGAGGAVGGANASTGGAGARGSSKKKPSQVMNFDSEEEDTAKPMSYDEKRQLSLDINKLPGDKLGRVVHIIQNREPSLRDSNPDEIEIDFETLKPSTLRELESYVASCLRKKTHKKPSGKSKDEQMAEKKQELEKRLQDVTGQLGASKKNAKKDESASNKVEAVQPANPVSSSSSSSDSSSSSSSDSSSSDSSDSEAGDGDDRPPRKKKSRDSNGGNVNNPSINVVLGGNHPSGALTPTTMLMGLDHVVNSNTPTSQMSNMLGNANTLMAAAMLNNNNKTTLPGSNFGGAPTAGAGNMLYAGGGPVAGAAVPGATGQQQQQQHNKNGPNELSKVPPGGSITAALPPHSFAGGSASAAAAAAAAVATSQSSGGIRIASNLHKPAGLGGGDLGEHHAALAAALTSGVNSTGGGTSGGGNTGSSNNNGGSSNNNTNPLGGPHGDAMANASLASGLKQIPQFDDPVEQSLASLEFSAGSTGKSSLPDNFLMQQHLMQPAGPQQQQQQPFGQQQQQQQQQQQHMDYVTELLTKGAESVGSMNGNHLLNFNLDMAAAAYQQKHPQQQQQQQQQQQQQQQQQQAHNNGFNVADFGMSGFDGLNMTAASFLDLEHTFQQQQMQLQPQQQQQTHQQQQQHHQQQQQQLTQQQQQLQQHLQQQQQQLHQQINQQIHQQQQMANKLLIIPKPIESMMPSPPDKQQLQQHQKVLPPQQSPSDMKLQSGQAAAAAAASAQGKLLQAAFKAANDQNLKNASSWSSLASANSPQSHTSSSSSSSKAKPAMDSFQQFRNKAKERDRLKLLEAAEKEKKNQKEAAEKEQQRKHHKSSSSSSSAAAASAQAAAVAAASLAEAVALGAAATGAVASNASSASGGSSSGGGGGAGGGPASNQAISGDRERDRDRERERERSGSGGGQSGNGNNSSNSANSNGPGSAGSGGSGGGGGGSGPASAGGPNSGGGNANSNSGGGPALLNAGSNSNSGVGSGGAASSNSNSSVGGIVGSGGPGSNSQGSSGGGGGPASGGMGVDYLITRCAPQNRSQEVATAVAVQAFLAASPLGAMESGRKSVHDAQPQISRVDDIKASPGGQGQSSPAQQSPQDRAAAKRAEQRRAEQERRRREAMAGQIDMNMQSDLMAAFEETL is encoded by the exons atgTCGTCCAATGAGCCACCGCCTCGTTACGAGCCACCCGTGGAGCCAGTCAATGGCATTGTACAGCCACCGGTGGTGCCGCCAGCGGAGCGACCCGGCCGCAATACGAACCAATTGCAATATCTGATCAAGACGGTGATGAAGGTGATATGGAAGCACCACTTCTCGTGGCCCTTCCAACAGCCCGTCGATGCCAAGAAGCTCAACCTGCCCGACTACCACAAGATCATCAAGCAGCCCATGGACATGGGCACGATCAAGAAGCGGCTGGAGAACAACTACTATTGGTCTGCCAAGGAGACCATACACGACTTCAACACGATGTTCAACAATTGCTATGTCTACAACAAGCCCGGCGAGGATGTCGTTGTGATGGCCCAGACGCTCGAGAAGGTCTTCCTGCAGAAGATCGAATCGATGCCCAAGGAGGAGCTCGAACTGGAGCCGGTCACGGCCAAGGGCGGCAAGAAGAAGCAACGGGCGCCGGCTACGCCCAAGACATTGTCAACGGCCGTGGGCGCTGGAGCCACCAGCGGTTCCGGTACAGCCTCCTCGGCAGCAGTTAACAGCGGAGCGGGAAGTGGCTCCACCAAGGTGTCAGCTGCCGCCTCATCCGCGCAACAGTCCGGCCTGCAAGGAGCGACGGGTGCGGTCTCGGCGGGCACGCCAGGAGCCCAGGCGGGTTCCGGTGCGGGAGGAGCGACCGCCGCCCGACCCGTATCCGCCATGGGCGGCACGGTTTCATCGACGGCCGGCGGTGCACCGTCCATACCACCGATTAGCACAATGCCACCGCACACGGTACCCGGCAGTACCAATACGACGACGACAGCGATGGCTGGCGCCGCTGGAGGAGCAGGTGCGGCCGCAGGCAATCCCAATGCCGCCGCCCTGATGGCCAGCCTCCTGAATGCGGGCCAAACGGGCGCCTATCCCGGCGCCCCTGGCCAGACGGCGGTCAACAGCTCCTCGCTTCTGGATGGCAGCAcggccgcagcagcagcagcagcggcagcggcggcggcgggcgTGGGCGGTGCAGCGGGAGCAGCCGGCGGAGCGGCGGGCGCCGGAGTGACAATACCATCTGTGGCCGTCAATGCCGCCAACGCCGTTCAGGCCTATGTGAATGCGGGCGTGAGCGTTGGCGTGGACGCCGTGATACCGCCGCAGCAGCCCGCCAAAATCAAGAAGGGCGTCAAGCGGAAGGCGGACACCACCACGCCGACGGCCAATGCCTTTGAATCGCCTTACGCGCAAATGGACTCCAAATCGGCCAAGATTGCGACGCGGCGGGAGTCGAATCGTCAG GATCTTACATTCCAGGGCTCGGGATACAATATGTCGCCGCTGGGCGTCTCCGGAGTGCCCGGACTTGGCGGTCTGGTTGCCGGCGGCGTGGCCGGCGTTGCGGTGGCCAAGAACAAGGAGAAGCTATCGGATGCGCTCAAGTCGTGCAACGAGATCCTCAAGGAGCTCTTCTCGAAGAAGCACTCGGGCTACGCCTGGCCCTTCTACAAGCCCGTGGACGCGGAAATGCTCGGCCTGCACGACTACCACGACATCATCAAGAAGCCCATGGACCTGGGCACTGTCAAGCGGAAAATGGACAATCGCGAGTACAAGAGCGCGCCGGAATTTGCCGCCGACGTGCGATTAATATTCACCAACTGCTACAAGTACAATCCGCCAGATCACGATGTCGTGGCCATGGGCCGCAAGCTGCAGGACGTCTTTGAGATGCGCTACGCCAACATCCCCGACGAGCCGGTGGCCAATGCGGCCCACCATCACGGCCACGGCCATGGGCATGGCCATGGACACGGCCACGGCCACGGGCATGGCCACGGACATGGCCACGGGCACGGCTACGGCGGTGCCCTCAAGCACGATGCCAGCGATTCGTCCAGCGAGGACTCCAGCGACACGGAGAACGAATCCAACTCGGACGAGGAGCGCAGCGCCAAGCTGAAAATGCTCGAGTCCAAGCTGCTGGGCCTGCAGGAGGAGATCCGCAAGCTCTCCGAGGaggcctccgccaagaagaAGGCGAAGAAGAAACTCAAGGAGAAGAAGAAGTCGATGGGCGGCGGCTCGGGCTCTGGCTCGGCCTCGCATCATGGTCACGCCTCGGGCGGCGGTGCAAATGCTGGCGGAGCAGGCGGCGCTGGTTCCGGTGCCCATTCGGGCGGCGTCTCCGTGCCGGGCGGTGTCGGCGGAGCCCTGGGTGCCGGCGGTGCGGGCGGCGCCAATCTCAACGCACTGCTCAGTGGTTCGTTGGTTGGTCCGGGCGGAGCAGCTGTCCCACCCGGCGTGCCCACACTCAGCCAGGTTCACGACGCCCTAGCGACCTTTGGCCAGCTGGCGGGCGGCGGTGCCGCGGCCGGTGGCGGCTTTGGTGCCGGTGTGACAGCATCGGGCGCCTCGGCGGGCGGCAAGGCGGGCACCCTGGCCGGCGCTCTGGCAGCGGGCGCGGCGGCAGGCGCCGGCGGTACAtccggcagcggcggcggcagcagtaAAGGTGCTAAGAGCAAGGGCGGACGCGGCGCCAAGGGcagcggaggcggcggcgtTGGAGGTAGCAATAACGCCGCTGCTGGCAATGCGGCAGGCGGTGCAGCGGGCGCTGCGGCCGGCGCTGGAGCCGTCGGAGCTGTTGGCGGTGCAGGAGCAGCGAGCGGCGGCAACGCCTCCAAGCGGGCCAAGGGCAGTAGTTCGGCGGGCGCTGGCGGCGCTGTTGGCGGTGCGAATGCCAGCACCGGTGGCGCCGGGGCGCGCGGCAGCAGCAAGAAGAAGCCCAGCCAGGTGATGAACTTCGactccgaggaggaggacacGGCCAAGCCAATGTCGTACGATGAGAAGCGCCAGCTGTCGCTCGACATCAACAAGTTGCCAG GCGACAAGCTGGGCCGTGTGGTGCACATCATCCAGAACCGGGAGCCATCGCTGCGTGACTCCAATCCCGACGAGATCGAGATCGACTTCGAGACGCTGAAGCCGTCGACGCTGCGCGAGCTTGAAAGCTATGTGGCGTCGTGTTTGCGCAAAAAAACAC ATAAAAAGCCTTCCGGCAAGTCGAAGGACGAGCAGATGGCCGAGAAGAagcaggagctggagaagCGCCTGCAGGATGTCACCGGCCAGCTGGGGGCAAGCAAGAAAAACGCCAAGAAAG ATGAGTCCGCTTCGAACAAGGTCGAGGCAGTGCAGCCGGCGAATCCCGTGTCATCGAGTTCCAGTTCCAGCGATTCATCGTCGTCGAGTTCGAGTGATAGCAGTTCGAGTGACTCGAGCGACAGTGAAGCAG GTGATGGTGACGATCGACCGCCGCGCAAGAAAAAATCCCGAGACTCAAATGGAGGCAAT GTAAATAATCCAAGTATAAATGTGGTTCTGGGCGGCAACCATCCGAGTGGCGCCCTCACGCCGACGACCATGCTGATGGGCCTGGACCATGTGGTGAACTCCAACACGCCCACATCGCAAATGT CCAACATGCTAGGCAATGCCAACACCCTGATGGCGGCTGCCATgctaaacaacaacaacaagacaACGCTGCCGGGCAGCAATTTCGGCGGTGCGCCCACTGCCGGTGCCGGCAACATGTTGTACGCCGGCGGCGGTCCAGTGGCCGGTGCTGCGGTTCCTGGGGCGAcggggcagcagcaacagcagcagcacaacaAGAACGGACCAAATGAACTGAGCAAAGTGCCGCCGGGTGGCTCCATCACCGCCGCCCTGCCGCCGCACAGCTTCGCCGGAGGATCAGcatcggcggcagcagcagcagcagcagcagtggccaCCAGTCAGTCGAGCGGCGGCATTCGCATAGCCAGCAATCTGCACAAGCCGGCCGGCCTGGGTGGCGGTGATCTTGGCGAGCATCATGCGGCGCTGGCGGCTGCCCTGACGTCCGGCGTTAACAGCACCGGCGGCGGCACCTCTGGCGGCGGCAAcaccggcagcagcaacaacaacggcggcagcagcaataACAACACTAACCCACTGGGCGGACCACATGGGGATGCGATGGCCAATGCCTCGCTGGCCTCGGGTCTCAAGCAGATACCGCAGTTCGATGATCCCGTTGAGCAGTCGCTGGCCTCCCTGGAGTTCAGCGCCGGCTCCACGGGCAAGTCATCGCTGCCTGACAACTTTTTGATGCAGCAGCATCTGATGCAGCCCGCCGgaccacagcagcagcagcagcaaccctttggccaacagcagcagcagcaacaacagcagcagcagcacatgGACTACGTGACAGAGCTGCTGACCAAGGGGGCGGAGAGTGTGGGCAGCATGAATGGCAACCACCTGCTGAACTTCAATCTGGACATGGCGGCGGCCGCCTACCAGCAAAAGcatccccagcagcagcagcagcagcagcaacaacagcagcagcaacagcagcagcagcaggcgcacAACAATGGCTTCAACGTGGCTGACTTCGGCATGTCCGGATTCGATGGCCTCAATATGACAGCGGCCTCATTCCTCGATCTGGAGCACACgttccagcagcaacagatgcaactgcagccgcaacagcaacagcagacgcaccagcagcagcagcaacaccaccagcaacagcagcagcaactcacccagcagcagcaacagctgcagcaacatctgcagcagcagcaacagcagctgcaTCAGCAGATCAACCAGCAGatccatcagcagcagcagatggccaaCAAGCTGCTGATCATACCCAAGCCCATCGAATCGATGATGCCCAGTCCGCCGGACAAGCAGCAATTGCAGCAGCACCAGAAGGTGCTGCCGCCACAGCAGTCGCCCTCGGACATGAAGCTGCAGTCCGGTCAGGCGGCTGCGGCGGCAGCTGCCTCAGCGCAGGGCAAGCTGCTGCAGGCGGCCTTCAAGGCGGCCAACGACCAGAACCTGAAGAATGCCAGCTCGTGGTCCTCGCTGGCGTCGGCGAACTCCCCGCAGTCGCACACGTCGAGCAGCTCGAGCAGCAGCAAGGCAAAGCCGGCCATGGACTCGTTCCAGCAGTTCCGCAACAAAGCCAAAGAACGCGACCGTCTCAAGCTGCTGGAGGCGGCCGAGAAGGAGAAGAAGAACCAAAAGGAGGCCGCCgagaaggagcagcagcgcAAGCACCACaagtcctcgtcctcgtcctcgtcggcTGCGGCCGCCTCCGCCCAGGCAGCGGCTGTTGCAGCCGCCTCGTTGGCCGAGGCGGTGGCCCTGGGAGCCGCAGCGACGGGGGCCGTGGCCTCCAATGCGTCTAGTGCCTcgggcggcagcagcagtggaGGCGGAGGTGGCGCTGGCGGCGGTCCGGCCAGCAACCAGGCGATCAGCGGCGACCGCGAGCGTGATAGGGACCGCGAGCGGGAGCGTGAGCGTTCCGGCAGCGGTGGCGGTCAGTCCGGCAACGggaacaacagcagcaattcGGCCAATAGCAATGGTCCCGGCAGTGCGGGCAGCGGCGgcagtggcggcggcggcggaggcagTGGCCCGGCCAGCGCCGGTGGACCGaacagcggcggcggcaatgccaacagcaacagcggcgGCGGACCGGCCCTGCTCAATGCCggcagcaatagcaacagtGGCGTAGGCAGCGGCGGCGCTGCCAGTAGCAACAGCAATAGCAGCGTCGGCGGCATCGTGGGCAGCGGCGGACCGGGCTCCAACAGCCAGGGCAGcagtggcggcggcggaggtcCTGCCAGCGGCGGCATGGGCGTTGATTACCTGATAACGCGGTGTGCGCCCCAGAATCGGTCGCAGGAGGTGGCCACCGCTGTGGCCGTGCAGGCGTTCCTAGCTGCCTCGCCCCTGGGCGCCATGGAAAGCGGAAG AAAAAGCGTGCACGATGCCCAGCCGCAGATATCGCGGGTGGATGACATCAAGGCGTCGCCGGGCGGACAGGGCCAGAGTTCGCCGGCCCAGCAATCGCCGCAGGATCGGGCGGCCGCCAAGCGTGCCGAGCAGCGGCGGGCCGAGCAGGAGCGGCGCAGGCGCGAAGCG ATGGCTGGCCAAATCGATATGAACATGCAGAGCGATCTCATGGCTGCCTTCGAGGAGACGCTGTAG